TCGTCGAGCGGCGTGGCGAAACGGTGCATCGGCAGCACGACCGAGGCTCGCAGGCGTTTCGTGATCTCCGAGATGCCGTCTAGCGACATGGTGTAGGTGCCATCGATCGGCACCATGACGATGTCGAGCCGGCCGATCTGGGCAAAATGGCTGTCGTCGAGCTTGTGGTGGAGATGGCCGAGATGGCCGATGCAGAGGCCCGCGACCTCGAAGATGAAGATCGAATTGCCGTCGCGGATCATATCGGTGCCGGCATCGTCGCCGAAGTAGCGGCGGATGTCGGTGGTGACGTTGCGGATGAAGGTGTCGCCGATGCGCTCGGAAATCACCGCCGGCTTGCCGTCCTCGCCCCAGCCATGCAGCACATGGGGAATGCGCTTGTCGGGATATAAGGAGTAATGCGTGCTGTGCGCCCGGTTCATGGTGGCGACGTCGGGCAGCCGGCCGACCTGATAGGCGCCGCTATAATCGGTCGCGATGCGTAAGCCGCCGGGCGTGTCGATGAAATAGGTGGAA
This region of Bradyrhizobium sp. CCGUVB1N3 genomic DNA includes:
- a CDS encoding MBL fold metallo-hydrolase → MWRLLTAILTLLGASLAPATAQQPQRSECLAMANAAPRALPVAFRQAANAAEVEITYAGHSTYFIDTPGGLRIATDYSGAYQVGRLPDVATMNRAHSTHYSLYPDKRIPHVLHGWGEDGKPAVISERIGDTFIRNVTTDIRRYFGDDAGTDMIRDGNSIFIFEVAGLCIGHLGHLHHKLDDSHFAQIGRLDIVMVPIDGTYTMSLDGISEITKRLRASVVLPMHRFATPLDDFMRRIGRDFQIDRRLERSLRISRDSLPGTPTVIILDGV